The Tumebacillus amylolyticus genome includes the window ATTAACAGTCGGGCGCTCTACCAACTGAGCTATCGAGGAATAATACATGGTGGAGAATAGCGGATTCGAACCGCTGACCCCCTGCTTGCAAGGCAGGTGCTCTACCAACTGAGCTAATCCCCCGTAAAACTGGTGAGCCATGAAGGACTTGAACCTTCGACACCCTGATTAAAAGTCAGGTGCTCTACCAACTGAGCTAATGGCTCGCAATGGCTGGGGAGGAAGGGATCGAACCTTCGCATGACGGAGTCAAAGTCCGTTGCCTTACCGCTTGGCGACTCCCCAACGAGTGCTGTTGTTGTAAAAATCATGGGGCGATCGAGGGGAATCGAACCCCCGAATGCCAGAGCCACAATCTGGTGCGTTAACCACTTCGCCACGACCGCCATGATTGGCAGGGGCAGCAGGACTTGAACCCACGACATTCGGTTTTGGAGACCGACGTTCTACCAACTGAACTATGCCCCTGCGAAGTTTAAGGTGAAAAATGGTGGAGAGAGAAGGATTCGAACCTTCGAAGCTTACGCAACGGATTTACAGTCCGCCCCATTTGGCCACTTTGGTACCTCTCCATATGAAATTGGTAGCGGCGGAGGGATTCGAACCCCCGACCCTCCGGGTATGAACCGAATGCTCTAGCCAGCTGAGCTACACCGCCACAATAGAAGGTAATGGCGGAGAGAAAGGGATTCGAACCCTTGAGACGGTTTCCCGCCTACACGATTTCCAATCGTGCTCCTTCGACCAAGCTCGGACATCTCTCCATGATAAGAAGGTGTTTCGTGTGTTTCGTAATCTCGCTCACCGTATCTCTCGGCGACAAGATGTATCTTATCATGATACCCCATCGCCTTCAATATGGACTATGCACCATTTCCGGTTCTATTTTGGTGTATAACGAAATCAGCTCTCATATACTAATAATATGTCTTCATATCACCTGAATGTGGTTTAACGCATATAAAAAGAGGCAATCACATGCTGATTGCCTCTTAGTTCCCGTACTTCACTCTCAATGCCAGCACTTTACGATGGTACACAACAGCACAAGTCGTATTCCCCATTTTAGAATACACCGCGATAAGCCCACTATACACATGTTCCAATTCAGGATGTTCCACTCCAAAGACCTTTTCTTCGATGTTCATCGTATCCAATAACATCTCCAAGGATTTACTAAGATCACCCATATAAAAGTATGCAATCCCAATGTTGAGAAGATTCGCCGCAACTTTAGGATGCCAATGTCCATACGACTTTTCGTTGATTTCAAGCGCCTGTTGATAATAATTAATTGCCTTGTGAAGTTCCTTTTTGGCTTCCATGATTAATCCATGATTGTTTAGAACACTGGCCAATTCAGGGTTATCAGGTTCCAATCCTTCCTTGTACACAGCCAATGCTCGGTTAAAACAATGCAAGGCCTGATCATATTCGCCTTTTCGATACAACAGATACCCCAGATTGTTTACATCCCGTCCTACTTTCACATGAGATGGACCAAACAGTTCCTCTCCGATCTCTATCGCTCTCAAAAGATAAAATTCCCCTTGTGCAAAGTCCTTGTTATCCGCATACAAAAGCCCTAAGTTGGAGCAAACCGTTATAAAATGTGGGTTTTTTTCTCCAAAATATTTTTGTGTATATCGGTAGGCATGAAGAAAGTACTCTTCCGCTTTTTTTCGATCTCCTTTTTTCTGCAAGAGTTCAGCAAAATTGTTGAACCCCATCCACACGACAGGGTCGTCAATATCTACTTCTACACTCGCTGGGTTCGGACCTAGTATGTGGAGAAAACAACGCTCCGCCTCTTCGTAAAGCCCTTGTTTGAGATACACACCTGCAAGATTGTTGTAGATTGTAGACAATTCAATGTCCTGCTCCCCAAACAAAGCCTTCCAAATTTGCAAAGCTCTCAAGTACCATCTTTCGGCCTCCGAAAACTTTCCTTGTTCATGCATGAGTGAACCAATATGATTCGCCGCCAAACTCACCGGCTCACTACACTCACCATACACTTCTACCCTCATTTCATAACCCTTCATTAGCTCCTCTTCGGCCTGCCGATACAAACCCAGTTCACGATAGAGTATCCCGGCTTGGTCAGCCAAGTCCCCCACTCGATCCAGATCGACTTTCAGTTGTCGTGCATGTCCCGTTACGGAGTCGACGTGGGACAAAAGGGACTGAATTCCCTTCCATGAGACAGATTCTGCCTTATCGAATTGAAACACTGCTTCCATCAAACGATACGCGTATTTGACCCAGTATAACTTTTCTCCACACGTCTGCATTTCTCGGATCACCAACTGAGTCAGCCTGTGAATGGAGAAAGCACCGCTTGACTTATCATACCGAATTAGGGAATAACGGCGCAGCACGGTCCGAAACTTATCGAGTTGCAGCGAGTTCCCCAATAACTGCGTCAAGGGCTCCGGAAGTGCCGCCCTTCCGTTCACCAACATCT containing:
- a CDS encoding tetratricopeptide repeat protein codes for the protein MISYNRQDEQWALVINRALKKQGYSTIMQKQDFKAGGNFVLQMHKAVQEAERVLLVLSQCFLDSVYTQPEWAAFFADDPQGEKGLIVPVKIGKCDPQGLLKTLVHIDLTSFSISEYQAMDVLVRELAHISPTLLPEKQSVVWSMQYDRNELFVGRDEVVEGLFREEFDSSKNSPVIRVLTGLGGIGKTQIALEYAYRARERASYGLFAWIQAEDSASLHNGFRRLAEKLGLHFQDEQNMLDTLKQALETRSDWLLILDNAEDLTQLQGYLPQQGGGHILVTSQNPIWRGKSVELDFMEDASSVELLLRRANLMEKQGGSLYDEALELVRLLGNLPLAVEQAGAYIEAAEITIREYMERFRAYKIEVFTNEEFNSNQKTVATTLELSLKRIQEKMPIAKDIMELCSYLAPDEIQLEMLVNGRAALPEPLTQLLGNSLQLDKFRTVLRRYSLIRYDKSSGAFSIHRLTQLVIREMQTCGEKLYWVKYAYRLMEAVFQFDKAESVSWKGIQSLLSHVDSVTGHARQLKVDLDRVGDLADQAGILYRELGLYRQAEEELMKGYEMRVEVYGECSEPVSLAANHIGSLMHEQGKFSEAERWYLRALQIWKALFGEQDIELSTIYNNLAGVYLKQGLYEEAERCFLHILGPNPASVEVDIDDPVVWMGFNNFAELLQKKGDRKKAEEYFLHAYRYTQKYFGEKNPHFITVCSNLGLLYADNKDFAQGEFYLLRAIEIGEELFGPSHVKVGRDVNNLGYLLYRKGEYDQALHCFNRALAVYKEGLEPDNPELASVLNNHGLIMEAKKELHKAINYYQQALEINEKSYGHWHPKVAANLLNIGIAYFYMGDLSKSLEMLLDTMNIEEKVFGVEHPELEHVYSGLIAVYSKMGNTTCAVVYHRKVLALRVKYGN